Proteins co-encoded in one Nonlabens agnitus genomic window:
- a CDS encoding PAS domain-containing protein, with translation MRYSSSQEISVSKNLDDALQKQLSNIISLAVSICNVPTVILSVKSKTGFISFSRDGMLEVNEALCVSIHKLLSKTSTSEIVHVSDISENEYLQDWSISTNRPAWTSFWTCPIFSNSKKLIGALSLFDEQHRSFTSVQNEAILHLSHQAAMVLETNDALRKLQKESKYNAEALENLVKCTGSGTWRYHLQTKKLTINEKWFELLGYNSTELKPINFDSWKSMMHPKDVERTLSQLEHFSSGDNKEYDVEFRMRHKKGTWTWIRSTGHVSKFDKDGKPLIIWGTHNDIDEKKRVELELLKEKERFELAAKATSDILWDWDVINNTIIFDESYEKVFGFKPLTKESDHSKQWQERLHPADREHVIQSLQKALESDERNWEHAYRFRKQDDTYAYVVDKAYIERNKTGIPLRVVGAFQDITLKKESELQLKVFESIINKTKDSIIITRAEPIDAPHGPEIIYVNDAVVEKTGYAKEELIGKTPRIFQGRNTDPATLKYISKKLRKWEVIDVDIINYTKDKKEYWINLSIVPVAGDDGRYKYLISVQKDITDRKIYERSLRELNEKLQKNAAELEISNSELEQFAYVTSHDLQEPLRMVTSFLTLLERKYGDGIDEKGKTYIHFAVDGAKRMRQLILDLLEYSRAGKIDEVYEEVDLNVLIKDVLKLSDRFIKEKNAVVTYDTLPVIRSFNSPLQQVFLNLINNALKYSSFDRTPSIHISAHEDDRKVLLTIEDNGIGIKEEYLEKIFVIFQRLHTKDEYTGTGIGLAITKKLMEHLGGRIWAESKEGAGSKFMIEIIKK, from the coding sequence ATGCGGTACAGCTCCAGCCAAGAAATAAGCGTTTCAAAAAATTTAGATGATGCATTGCAAAAGCAATTAAGCAACATCATCAGTTTAGCGGTTTCCATTTGCAATGTACCAACCGTAATTCTATCCGTAAAAAGTAAAACTGGATTCATTTCTTTTTCTAGAGATGGTATGCTAGAAGTCAATGAGGCACTCTGCGTTTCTATTCACAAATTGCTATCCAAGACTTCAACTTCTGAGATCGTTCATGTTTCTGATATTTCAGAAAATGAATATTTACAAGATTGGTCGATATCTACCAATCGTCCAGCTTGGACATCTTTTTGGACCTGTCCAATCTTTTCCAATTCAAAGAAATTGATAGGCGCCTTATCCTTATTTGATGAACAACATAGAAGCTTTACTAGTGTCCAAAATGAGGCTATTCTCCATTTAAGCCATCAAGCAGCGATGGTGCTTGAAACTAATGATGCCTTGAGAAAATTGCAAAAGGAAAGCAAGTACAATGCAGAGGCGCTTGAGAATTTAGTGAAATGTACTGGTTCTGGCACCTGGCGCTACCACCTTCAAACTAAAAAGCTCACCATTAATGAAAAATGGTTTGAATTACTGGGGTATAATTCTACGGAATTAAAACCCATCAATTTTGATTCCTGGAAATCCATGATGCATCCTAAAGATGTGGAGCGTACGCTTAGTCAACTAGAGCATTTTAGTTCTGGTGATAACAAAGAATATGATGTAGAGTTTCGCATGCGCCACAAAAAGGGTACTTGGACGTGGATAAGGAGTACAGGACATGTTTCAAAATTTGATAAGGATGGAAAGCCGTTAATTATTTGGGGAACTCACAACGACATTGATGAGAAAAAGAGAGTGGAACTGGAGTTGCTTAAAGAAAAAGAGCGTTTTGAACTGGCTGCCAAGGCAACCTCAGACATCCTTTGGGATTGGGATGTGATTAATAACACCATCATTTTTGATGAGAGTTATGAAAAAGTATTTGGCTTTAAGCCATTGACTAAGGAGTCAGATCATTCCAAACAATGGCAGGAACGATTGCATCCTGCAGATAGGGAACATGTCATTCAAAGTCTGCAAAAGGCCTTGGAATCTGATGAAAGAAACTGGGAACACGCCTATCGTTTTAGAAAACAAGATGACACCTATGCTTATGTGGTAGATAAAGCCTACATAGAACGTAATAAAACGGGTATACCGCTCAGAGTCGTTGGGGCTTTTCAAGACATCACACTCAAGAAAGAATCTGAGCTACAGCTCAAGGTTTTTGAATCCATCATCAACAAAACTAAGGACTCCATTATCATCACAAGGGCAGAACCTATCGATGCACCACACGGCCCAGAAATCATTTACGTCAATGATGCCGTTGTTGAAAAAACGGGATATGCTAAGGAGGAATTGATAGGAAAAACACCTCGTATTTTTCAAGGCAGGAATACCGACCCAGCGACATTGAAATACATCTCAAAAAAGCTAAGGAAATGGGAAGTTATTGATGTAGATATCATTAATTACACAAAAGATAAAAAGGAATATTGGATCAACTTATCCATTGTACCTGTAGCTGGTGATGATGGACGTTATAAGTATTTGATTTCAGTACAAAAGGATATTACAGACCGTAAGATATATGAACGCTCCTTGAGAGAATTAAATGAAAAGCTTCAAAAAAATGCAGCGGAATTAGAGATTTCAAATTCAGAACTTGAACAATTTGCCTATGTGACTTCACACGATTTGCAAGAACCTTTGCGTATGGTGACCAGCTTTTTAACGCTGCTGGAACGTAAGTATGGAGATGGTATTGATGAAAAAGGCAAAACCTACATCCATTTTGCGGTCGACGGTGCAAAGCGTATGCGCCAGCTTATCCTGGATTTGTTGGAGTATTCCAGAGCTGGTAAAATCGATGAAGTTTATGAAGAGGTAGACCTCAACGTTCTCATAAAGGACGTCCTTAAATTGAGTGATCGCTTCATTAAGGAAAAGAATGCTGTGGTCACCTATGACACCTTGCCGGTGATACGTTCTTTCAACTCACCATTGCAACAAGTCTTTCTCAACCTTATTAACAACGCGCTTAAATACAGTTCTTTTGATAGAACACCTTCCATTCATATCAGCGCCCATGAGGACGATCGCAAAGTTTTGCTAACCATAGAAGATAATGGGATTGGGATCAAGGAGGAATATCTAGAAAAGATCTTTGTCATTTTCCAAAGACTGCATACAAAAGATGAATATACCGGTACCGGTATAGGACTCGCAATCACTAAAAAGTTAATGGAACACCTGGGCGGTAGAATATGGGCCGAGAGTAAGGAAGGAGCTGGAAGTAAATTCATGATTGAAATTATAAAGAAGTAA
- a CDS encoding ABC-F family ATP-binding cassette domain-containing protein: MIAVDQLAVEFSGTTLFSGVTFNVNENDKIALMGKNGAGKSTLMKIIAGVSKPTRGHVRAPKDAVIAYLPQHLLTNDDCTVMEEASKAFSTLLDMKNKLDQLNKELETRTDYESDAYMNIINEVSDLGMKYYAIDEVNIEAEVEKALKGLGFTAADFDRPTSEFSGGWRMRIELAKILLQKPDLILLDEPTNHVDIESVLWLEDFLINKAKAVIVISHDRAFIDAITNRTIEVTMGRIYDYKANYSHYLQLREDRRAHQIKAYEEQQKMIADNRQFIERFKGMYSKTNQVSSRERMLEKLEIIEIDEIDNSSLALRFPPAPRSGDYPITVKDVSKSYGDHVVFNNASFSIARGEKVALVGRNGEGKSTMIKAILGDIDVEGTCQLGHNAQIGYFAQNQAALLDPNLTVFQTVDEVAKGDIRTQIKNILGQFMFSGDAIQKKVGLLSGGEKTRLAMVKLLLEPVNVLILDEPTNHLDIKSKDVLKEALKNFDGTLILVSHDRDFLQGLANKVFEFKEQRVIEHFETIDAFLERNKVESMRELAM, from the coding sequence ATGATTGCAGTAGATCAACTGGCGGTAGAATTTTCTGGAACCACACTTTTTAGTGGTGTGACCTTTAATGTCAATGAAAATGACAAAATCGCGCTCATGGGCAAGAATGGTGCGGGAAAATCAACGTTGATGAAGATCATCGCCGGCGTTTCAAAGCCTACTCGTGGCCACGTACGTGCGCCTAAAGATGCCGTGATCGCCTACCTACCGCAACACTTGTTGACTAATGATGACTGCACGGTGATGGAAGAGGCTTCTAAAGCCTTCAGCACCTTGCTGGACATGAAAAACAAGCTGGACCAGCTCAATAAAGAACTGGAAACCCGTACCGATTATGAAAGCGACGCCTACATGAATATTATCAATGAGGTATCAGATCTGGGAATGAAATACTATGCCATTGACGAGGTCAATATCGAGGCCGAAGTGGAAAAGGCCCTCAAGGGATTAGGCTTTACCGCTGCAGACTTTGATCGTCCCACCAGCGAGTTTAGCGGTGGCTGGCGCATGCGCATTGAACTGGCAAAAATCCTGTTGCAAAAACCCGACCTCATCCTACTCGATGAACCTACCAACCACGTCGATATAGAATCGGTATTATGGTTGGAAGATTTTTTAATCAATAAAGCCAAAGCCGTGATCGTGATCTCTCACGATCGTGCTTTTATCGATGCGATTACCAACCGTACCATAGAGGTAACCATGGGCCGCATCTATGATTATAAGGCCAATTACAGCCATTATTTGCAACTGCGGGAAGATCGCCGCGCCCACCAGATCAAGGCTTATGAGGAACAGCAAAAAATGATTGCAGACAACCGCCAGTTCATTGAGCGTTTTAAAGGTATGTACTCCAAAACCAACCAAGTGAGCTCTCGCGAGCGCATGCTGGAAAAGCTGGAGATCATTGAAATTGACGAGATCGACAACTCTTCACTGGCATTGCGATTCCCACCAGCACCACGATCTGGTGATTATCCCATTACCGTCAAGGATGTGAGCAAATCCTATGGTGACCATGTAGTTTTCAACAACGCCAGTTTTTCTATCGCTCGAGGCGAAAAAGTAGCACTTGTAGGCCGCAATGGAGAAGGAAAGTCCACGATGATCAAAGCCATTTTGGGAGACATTGATGTAGAAGGCACGTGCCAGTTGGGTCACAATGCACAAATCGGATATTTCGCTCAAAATCAAGCCGCACTACTCGATCCCAATCTAACGGTGTTTCAAACCGTCGACGAAGTTGCCAAAGGTGACATAAGAACACAAATCAAAAATATATTGGGACAATTCATGTTCTCTGGCGATGCCATCCAGAAAAAAGTAGGTTTGCTCTCTGGTGGTGAAAAAACCCGACTGGCTATGGTTAAACTATTGCTGGAACCGGTGAACGTCTTGATTCTGGATGAACCTACCAACCATCTGGACATCAAAAGCAAAGATGTTTTGAAGGAAGCACTTAAAAACTTTGACGGCACGCTCATTCTGGTTTCCCACGACCGTGATTTTCTACAAGGCCTGGCAAACAAGGTTTTTGAATTCAAGGAACAACGAGTTATTGAACATTTTGAGACGATTGATGCATTCTTGGAACGCAATAAGGTAGAAAGCATGCGCGAATTGGCCATGTAA
- a CDS encoding PAS domain-containing sensor histidine kinase, whose protein sequence is MQEMTGIHPTEELFSHFFNLTQDYLCIAGYDGYFKKVNPAFIEFMGYSEEELMASPIHTFIYEKDQHRTATSRKGLTKGSPLLHFDNRYTTKSGEIVWLTWTAIPNEDNQLVYAIARNVNHIKKKEEERNAAIANLTQLNKELKRLSFTATHDLKSPVNNLISLFHLLDTSEIKNEENLLYINLLKESSENLRDILNNYVDTIKKKNTSLHHKEQVCMKQVLQATLDPIKYLIKNTGTTFHIDLDQASTINFNAFCLHSIFLNLISNSIKYARPGVPPVIQITSSNKEDSVQVSVSDNGSGFDMEKASGKIFHLNETFHDATDSKGVGLYLVNDYMKSFDGEIQVNSTVNQGTTFTLTFPNQ, encoded by the coding sequence ATGCAAGAAATGACAGGGATCCACCCAACCGAAGAATTATTTTCTCATTTCTTCAATTTAACACAAGACTATTTGTGTATTGCGGGTTATGATGGCTATTTCAAAAAAGTAAATCCAGCATTTATTGAATTCATGGGCTATTCTGAAGAAGAATTAATGGCGTCTCCCATTCATACATTTATTTATGAAAAAGACCAGCACCGTACGGCCACAAGCAGAAAAGGCCTTACCAAAGGTTCTCCTCTTCTGCATTTTGATAATCGCTACACCACAAAATCTGGAGAAATCGTTTGGTTGACCTGGACTGCAATACCTAATGAAGACAATCAATTGGTATACGCCATTGCTAGAAACGTTAACCATATTAAAAAGAAGGAAGAAGAAAGAAATGCAGCCATTGCAAACTTGACCCAGCTTAATAAAGAGCTCAAGCGACTGTCCTTCACCGCGACCCACGATTTAAAATCACCCGTCAACAACTTGATCTCGCTATTTCACCTACTGGATACCAGCGAGATCAAAAATGAAGAAAATCTTTTATACATCAATCTTCTCAAAGAGTCGTCAGAAAACCTTCGGGACATTCTCAATAACTATGTAGATACCATCAAGAAAAAGAATACCTCACTACACCATAAGGAACAAGTGTGTATGAAACAGGTGTTACAAGCGACGCTAGACCCTATCAAATATCTCATCAAGAATACGGGTACCACGTTTCATATTGATTTGGATCAGGCTTCTACCATTAATTTCAACGCCTTCTGTTTGCATAGTATTTTCCTCAACTTGATTTCCAATTCCATCAAGTATGCGCGTCCTGGAGTACCGCCAGTCATTCAGATTACTTCTTCAAATAAAGAAGATTCCGTACAGGTGTCTGTAAGCGACAACGGTTCTGGTTTTGATATGGAAAAAGCCAGTGGTAAAATATTCCACCTCAACGAGACCTTTCACGACGCTACAGATAGCAAAGGCGTTGGGCTATACTTGGTTAATGACTACATGAAATCCTTTGACGGCGAGATCCAAGTGAACAGTACCGTAAACCAAGGTACCACATTCACACTCACCTTTCCTAACCAGTAG
- a CDS encoding nucleoside deaminase has translation MTAKEERYMKQCLELARASLDAGDEPFGSILVNAEGKVIATERNRVNEVNALFHPEIELARWALQNLSQQEREESTMYTTGEHCPMCAAAHGWSGIGTLVYLASGKQLQQWYTEMGHEPAPIAFLPVQEILKHVEVKTVSTPEMLKEIKEMHWLSFKKSQHS, from the coding sequence ATGACAGCTAAAGAAGAAAGATATATGAAACAGTGCCTGGAACTTGCCAGAGCATCGCTGGATGCTGGAGATGAACCATTTGGTTCCATCCTAGTTAATGCTGAAGGGAAAGTGATTGCTACAGAGCGCAATAGGGTCAATGAGGTGAATGCGCTATTCCATCCAGAAATTGAATTGGCTAGATGGGCACTACAAAATTTGTCTCAACAAGAGCGCGAGGAATCAACCATGTATACCACTGGAGAACATTGCCCCATGTGTGCCGCTGCTCATGGATGGTCTGGAATAGGAACTTTAGTATATCTAGCTTCTGGAAAGCAATTACAACAATGGTATACAGAAATGGGACATGAGCCTGCGCCCATAGCATTCTTACCCGTACAAGAAATTTTAAAACATGTAGAAGTAAAAACAGTCTCCACTCCAGAAATGCTCAAGGAAATCAAAGAGATGCATTGGCTTTCCTTCAAAAAATCTCAACATTCCTAA
- a CDS encoding tyrosine-type recombinase/integrase, with protein sequence MTHTFYLKKPRSDKETLILFSCSFKQEQKKFVYSTGEVINPKDWDQKNKSPIINSKAAGVRSIRTQLSRYSECFHESLAASKLMQIQFISSVLKDALDLKFKKTVKGNNDFLDAYDSFVLEKTKNKDWSVSTIKRYGYMKTLLLNFQEQRDFKLNFVSINSAFISEFTDFCLTEKGHINNTFSRNLGLFKTFMLWAYKNRLTYNEEFKNFKRKKQVITNQVALTKKDIEHLLNAKCKSKSLERVRDVFVFSCVTGCRFGELKFISKSSVSGDTLYLKEEKGSEKKVREIPLGKIASFILKKYDYELPLVANQNHNEYIKTVFLDAGFTQKVEKVSVSGKTVTRKEMSFWERVSSHTARRTFITMMKREGKSDKLISKITGHLDMKTLNTYYQVDNDEKKEAIDEVFNIELNILKKA encoded by the coding sequence ATGACACATACCTTTTATCTCAAAAAACCGAGGTCCGATAAAGAAACACTTATTTTATTTTCCTGTTCCTTTAAGCAAGAGCAAAAGAAATTTGTCTACTCAACTGGTGAGGTAATTAATCCTAAAGACTGGGATCAGAAAAATAAGTCTCCAATTATAAATAGTAAAGCTGCAGGAGTGCGATCTATTCGCACTCAACTTAGTCGCTATTCAGAATGTTTTCATGAATCGTTAGCTGCTTCCAAGCTAATGCAAATTCAATTTATCTCTAGCGTATTAAAGGATGCGCTAGATCTTAAGTTCAAGAAAACGGTAAAAGGTAATAATGATTTTCTGGATGCCTATGACAGTTTTGTTTTAGAAAAAACAAAAAATAAAGATTGGTCGGTATCTACAATTAAAAGATATGGTTACATGAAAACGTTGCTGCTAAATTTCCAGGAGCAACGAGATTTCAAGCTGAATTTCGTAAGTATCAACTCTGCTTTTATATCAGAATTCACTGATTTTTGCTTAACAGAAAAAGGTCACATCAATAATACCTTCTCTAGAAATTTAGGACTCTTTAAAACATTTATGCTTTGGGCGTATAAAAATCGATTGACTTACAACGAGGAGTTTAAAAACTTTAAGCGAAAAAAACAAGTAATAACCAATCAGGTAGCGCTTACCAAAAAAGATATTGAACACTTACTTAATGCTAAGTGTAAATCAAAATCTCTGGAACGTGTAAGAGATGTATTCGTGTTTTCTTGCGTCACAGGTTGTCGATTTGGAGAGTTGAAATTCATTTCAAAAAGTAGTGTCTCTGGAGATACCCTTTACTTAAAAGAAGAAAAAGGATCGGAAAAAAAGGTGAGGGAAATTCCATTAGGAAAAATAGCGAGTTTTATTCTTAAAAAATATGATTACGAATTACCACTTGTTGCAAATCAAAACCATAATGAATACATAAAAACAGTGTTTCTCGATGCTGGGTTTACCCAAAAAGTTGAAAAGGTATCTGTAAGCGGTAAAACCGTCACCAGGAAAGAAATGAGTTTTTGGGAAAGGGTTAGTTCTCATACTGCACGCCGTACATTTATTACGATGATGAAAAGGGAAGGTAAAAGTGATAAACTTATAAGTAAAATTACTGGCCACCTAGATATGAAAACCTTAAATACGTATTATCAAGTAGATAATGATGAAAAGAAGGAAGCAATAGATGAAGTATTCAATATTGAACTAAACATATTAAAGAAAGCCTAG
- a CDS encoding helix-turn-helix domain-containing protein, which yields MSKPTIQIKELRIENLSADQLFSKIEEIVDAKIRATLNKKGQADHKSLQQLAAVNPVCVGTLRNYIKSGKLKAFKIGDRVFVKDQDFEKAMSEMKSKKYKR from the coding sequence ATGTCAAAACCTACCATTCAGATTAAAGAACTGCGGATTGAAAATCTTTCTGCAGATCAATTGTTTTCCAAAATAGAGGAAATTGTTGATGCCAAAATCCGAGCTACCCTAAATAAGAAGGGGCAAGCTGATCATAAATCTCTGCAACAACTCGCAGCGGTCAACCCGGTATGTGTGGGAACTTTGCGCAATTATATTAAGTCAGGGAAATTAAAAGCCTTTAAAATAGGAGATAGAGTTTTCGTCAAAGATCAAGATTTTGAAAAAGCCATGTCAGAAATGAAATCTAAGAAGTACAAAAGATAG
- a CDS encoding plasmid mobilization protein — protein sequence MRSAKSNRYRSINKTEIIKVRVKPLGKRRFNLKAEKMGYNLSEYIRLLLESRPIPIRKTSEENEFIRSLFLESNRWQSISNMYKKSDPRLSYEVRELVQEFRLKILNYSQNDRKN from the coding sequence ATGAGAAGCGCAAAATCCAATAGGTATAGATCTATAAACAAGACGGAAATAATCAAAGTTAGAGTTAAGCCCTTGGGGAAAAGGCGATTTAACTTGAAGGCAGAGAAAATGGGATACAATCTTAGCGAATATATACGCTTGCTACTGGAAAGCAGACCGATTCCAATCAGAAAGACAAGTGAGGAAAATGAGTTCATACGATCACTATTTCTTGAATCAAATCGCTGGCAGAGTATTTCTAATATGTATAAAAAATCAGACCCAAGGCTATCCTACGAAGTAAGAGAATTAGTCCAAGAGTTTCGTCTAAAGATCCTTAACTACTCCCAAAATGATCGCAAAAATTAG
- a CDS encoding relaxase/mobilization nuclease domain-containing protein, which produces MIAKISTTSSAKVAIDYANDQKKEAEIVSKHMLLGTDVNKFHQDFEMIQKLNSNCKKNVISVILSLSVDNKAKVTNKVWKQVIADFSTSMKLDQHQHVAFLHKDKSHRHVHLYYNRINFDGKAYNDFKIGKNAGDVAHELSMQRGWISAKEISINKKQGSIPIRKEIYQNHQTITENPNCSTLEKYIDYFQLKDVDVKIVMGKNGKVNGLRFNTQKSSFKASEVHREMGFNKTIRKIYPQLSLKQLYEELPTILKNSTAEKSQIQLIKEIDKALQQIQPGWISAKEVSENNKKESKTIRKVIHQNHHAIIENPNCSTLEKYIHYFQHKDVDVKIVIGKNGKVNFLRFNTQKYSFKAREGHREMSFNKTIRKIYPQLSLKQLNEELPAILESSTIEKSQLQLIKEIDRALQQILGQTAINEQEAEDLRIKNRQERPSIIDKSPLIMDIQKASINEEKGFLKDFLKVNDVKSLPQLVVLLRSQDVKISVSGFSEQMATTSMVQPYLRITSEKVNEKVDLFKLLAIIYPTAATNNINKVVERLRINRPVSLNVLFNSIDLDLKEGTVKNIITPTEIKDSTNNKTYQEGSKMSDGHKSKADAASSRNNSENNFTNHHQSKGDKEKQQKLSPKEYINKLHFQIISNLEITGLKEYVDEFAKHGVIVDFEKGKFFNDVNASFSFKGNTVTVENIQQNEEFYSLMMNVDIDSKNLSSDVSVDEPNPESTDAAENTPTLSTDETPNDEMGHPFSSYPTSRFVASDHIEDPGDPDHSHNPKKKKKKKRGYKR; this is translated from the coding sequence ATGATCGCAAAAATTAGTACCACAAGCAGTGCCAAAGTTGCCATTGATTATGCAAATGATCAAAAGAAAGAGGCAGAAATAGTCTCTAAACACATGCTGCTAGGTACTGATGTGAACAAATTCCATCAGGATTTTGAAATGATCCAAAAGCTAAATTCAAATTGTAAGAAGAATGTAATCTCGGTTATACTTTCCTTGTCGGTTGATAATAAAGCAAAGGTTACTAATAAAGTTTGGAAACAGGTGATAGCTGATTTCAGTACATCAATGAAACTTGATCAACATCAGCACGTCGCTTTTCTGCATAAAGACAAATCACATCGACATGTTCATCTTTATTACAATAGAATAAATTTTGACGGTAAGGCTTATAATGATTTCAAAATAGGTAAGAACGCAGGTGATGTGGCTCATGAATTAAGCATGCAGCGTGGTTGGATCAGCGCAAAAGAAATATCTATAAATAAAAAGCAGGGAAGTATACCTATAAGAAAAGAAATATACCAGAATCACCAAACTATAACGGAGAATCCCAATTGTTCTACCCTGGAGAAATACATCGATTATTTCCAACTTAAAGACGTGGACGTTAAAATAGTAATGGGGAAAAACGGTAAAGTAAATGGTTTAAGATTCAATACTCAAAAATCTAGCTTCAAGGCTAGCGAAGTGCACAGGGAAATGGGTTTCAATAAAACGATCAGAAAGATTTATCCACAACTTAGTTTAAAGCAATTATATGAAGAGCTTCCGACAATTCTTAAGAATTCAACAGCTGAAAAGAGTCAAATACAGTTAATCAAGGAAATTGATAAAGCACTTCAACAGATCCAACCTGGCTGGATCAGCGCTAAGGAAGTATCTGAAAATAACAAGAAGGAAAGCAAAACCATTAGGAAAGTAATTCACCAGAATCACCACGCAATAATTGAGAATCCTAATTGCTCTACTCTGGAGAAATACATCCATTATTTCCAACATAAAGACGTGGACGTTAAAATAGTAATAGGGAAGAACGGTAAAGTAAATTTTTTAAGATTCAATACACAAAAATATAGCTTCAAGGCCAGAGAAGGGCATAGGGAAATGAGTTTCAATAAGACGATCAGAAAGATTTATCCACAACTTAGTTTAAAGCAATTAAATGAGGAGCTTCCGGCAATTCTTGAGAGTTCAACGATTGAAAAGAGTCAACTACAGTTAATCAAGGAAATTGATAGAGCACTTCAACAGATTCTGGGCCAAACAGCGATTAATGAACAAGAGGCTGAAGATTTGAGGATAAAGAATCGCCAAGAACGACCATCTATAATTGATAAATCACCGCTAATAATGGATATACAAAAGGCATCTATTAACGAGGAAAAGGGCTTTTTAAAAGATTTTTTAAAGGTCAATGATGTTAAGAGTTTGCCTCAACTGGTGGTGCTTTTAAGAAGTCAGGATGTGAAGATAAGCGTCTCTGGATTTAGTGAGCAAATGGCTACTACTTCTATGGTTCAGCCTTATTTGAGAATAACTTCAGAAAAGGTGAATGAAAAAGTTGACCTTTTCAAACTCCTTGCGATCATCTATCCAACGGCAGCTACTAATAATATCAATAAGGTTGTTGAGAGGCTAAGGATCAATAGACCAGTATCACTAAATGTATTGTTCAACTCAATAGATTTGGACTTAAAGGAAGGAACTGTAAAGAATATAATAACTCCTACTGAAATTAAAGACTCAACTAACAATAAAACCTATCAGGAAGGATCAAAAATGAGTGATGGACATAAATCAAAAGCGGATGCAGCGTCTTCTAGAAATAATTCAGAAAACAATTTCACTAATCATCACCAGAGTAAAGGTGATAAAGAGAAACAACAAAAATTATCACCAAAGGAGTACATCAATAAATTACATTTTCAAATAATTTCTAATCTCGAAATCACAGGACTAAAAGAATATGTCGATGAATTTGCGAAGCATGGAGTTATCGTAGATTTTGAAAAAGGAAAGTTTTTTAATGATGTCAATGCTTCCTTTTCCTTTAAGGGTAATACAGTGACTGTTGAAAATATTCAACAGAATGAGGAGTTCTATTCTTTAATGATGAATGTTGATATCGACTCTAAAAACTTATCATCTGATGTGTCAGTAGACGAACCCAATCCAGAGTCAACAGATGCGGCAGAAAATACACCTACGCTTAGCACAGACGAGACGCCAAATGATGAAATGGGGCATCCTTTCTCCAGCTATCCTACATCAAGATTTGTCGCCAGTGATCACATTGAGGATCCGGGAGACCCTGATCACAGCCACAATCCAAAAAAGAAAAAAAAGAAAAAGAGAGGTTATAAGCGATAA
- a CDS encoding protein NO VEIN domain-containing protein: MGKLTENRAIELLMTHLENQGYSIESYCLGQSRGYDIVAIRNNEKLLIEVKGAKAHKDSPTKRRDFFNSGQIKTHLGKAIIKCLETKVSYPDAIIAIAHPEDEQIRKAIGGIIPELNKIGIIHYWVSAEGSVELEA, translated from the coding sequence ATGGGTAAACTGACGGAAAATAGAGCCATCGAACTTCTAATGACTCACTTAGAAAATCAAGGTTATTCAATAGAAAGCTACTGCTTAGGACAATCAAGAGGTTATGACATTGTTGCTATACGCAACAACGAAAAACTTTTAATCGAAGTAAAAGGAGCTAAAGCTCACAAAGATTCCCCAACTAAAAGACGAGATTTTTTTAACTCAGGACAAATTAAGACTCATTTAGGAAAAGCTATTATTAAATGTCTGGAGACCAAAGTTTCTTATCCTGATGCAATTATCGCAATCGCGCATCCAGAAGATGAACAGATTAGAAAAGCAATAGGTGGTATTATACCTGAATTAAATAAGATAGGAATTATTCATTATTGGGTCAGTGCAGAAGGATCTGTCGAATTAGAAGCATAA